One Glycine soja cultivar W05 chromosome 2, ASM419377v2, whole genome shotgun sequence genomic region harbors:
- the LOC114396208 gene encoding UNC93-like protein 1 codes for MVSNGDEESGTQVQLPETTTKNSPSPFFRYNSPLVQVILIGVICFCCPGMFNALSGMGGGGQVDHTASNNSLTALYTTFAIFGILGGGIYNILGPHLTLLAGCSSYVLYTSSFLYYNHHHHQAFVILAGALLGVGAGLLWAAQGAIMTSYPPTNRKGTYISIFWSIFNMGGVIGGLIPFILNYHRSEAASVNDGTYIGFMCFMSLGTLLSLAILPACKVVRDDGSRCTNMFYTDVSTECVEVLKLFSNWKVLLMVPAAWSSNCFYPYQFNDVNGALFNLRTRGLNSVFYWGAQMLGSVGIGYIMDFSFKRRRVRGMVGVIVVGVLGTVIWGGGLVNQLRYSSNDLPEKLDFEQSGSHFAGPFVLYFSFGLLDAMFQSLVYWVIGALADDSQILSRYSGFFKGIQSAGAAVAWQVDEHKVSFMSQLIVNWVLTTISYPLLFVLVMLAVKDQ; via the exons ATGGTTTCCAATGGAGATGAAGAATCAGGCACACAAGTCCAACTACCTGAAACCACAACAAAAAATTCACCTTCACCCTTTTTCAGGTACAACTCACCACTAGTTCAAGTGATTCTCATTGGTGTGATCTGCTTTTGTTGCCCCGGCATGTTCAACGCCCTCTCAGGAATGGGTGGTGGAGGCCAAGTGGACCACACTGCCTCCAACAACTCCCTCACTGCCCTCTACACCACCTTCGCCATATTCGGCATCCTCGGCGGCGGCATCTACAACATCCTCGGACCCCACCTCACCCTTCTCGCAGGTTGTTCCTCCTATGTCCTCTACACATCCTCCTTCCTCTACTacaatcaccaccaccaccaagccTTCGTCATTCTCGCCGGCGCTCTCCTCGGCGTAGGAGCAGGCCTCTTGTGGGCTGCACAAGGTGCAATAATGACATCTTACCCTCCAACCAATAGAAAAG GCACTTACATATCTATTTTTTGGAGTATCTTCAACATGGGTGGAGTCATTGGTGGTTTGATTCCTTTCATCTTGAACTACCATCGTAGTGAGGCTGCTTCAGTCAACGATGGAACCTACATAGGCTTCATGTGCTTCATGTCACTGGGGACCCTTTTGTCATTAGCCATCTTGCCTGCATGCAAGGTTGTTCGTGATGATGGTAGCAGGTGCACCAACATGTTTTACACCGATGTTTCCACCGAGTGTGTGGAGGTTCTCAAGTTGTTTTCCAATTGGAAGGTGCTTCTTATGGTTCCAGCAGCTTGGTCCAGCAATTGTTTTTACCCTTACCAGTTCAATGATGTGAATGGGGCTCTGTTCAATTTGAGGACTAGAGGGTTGAACAGTGTGTTCTACTGGGGGGCTCAGATGCTAGGCTCGGTTGGGATTGGTTATATTATGGATTTTAGTTTTAAGAGGAGAAGAGTTAGGGGAATGGTTGGGGTTATAGTGGTTGGTGTTCTTGGGACTGTGATTTGGGGGGGTGGACTTGTTAATCAGCTTAGGTATTCTTCCAATGATTTGCCTGAAAAATTGGATTTTGAGCAGTCAGGGTCTCACTTTGCTGGGCCTTTTGTCTTGTACTTTAGTTTTGGGTTGCTAGATGCCATGTTCCAAAGCTTGGTCTATTGGGTTATTGGAGCCCTGGCTGATGATTCTCAGATTCTTAGCAG GTACAGTGGGTTCTTTAAAGGAATACAAAGTGCAGGTGCTGCGGTTGCTTGGCAAGTAGATGAACACAAGGTGTCTTTCATGTCCCAATTGATTGTGAATTGGGTGCTCACAACAATAAGCTATCCATTACTGTTTGTTTTGGTCATGTTGGCTGTGAAAGATCAATGA
- the LOC114396217 gene encoding uncharacterized protein LOC114396217, whose translation MPKFSRFLAVVAIAVAALCVILPVAAAVDLEDPGVLQLPSESLCGKTMPLSCPAKCFRADPVCGADGVTYWCGCAEAACAGVEVAKFGFCEVGNGGSAPIPGQALLLVHIVWLIVLGFSVLFGLF comes from the coding sequence ATGCCAAAATTCTCACGATTCCTCGCCGTCGTCGCGATCGCTGTCGCCGCGCTCTGCGTGATCCTCCCCGTCGCGGCGGCGGTGGATCTCGAGGACCCCGGCGTGCTGCAGCTGCCGTCGGAGAGCTTGTGCGGCAAAACGATGCCGTTATCGTGCCCGGCGAAATGCTTCCGAGCCGACCCCGTTTGCGGCGCGGACGGCGTGACGTACTGGTGCGGCTGCGCGGAAGCGGCGTGCGCCGGCGTCGAGGTTGCGAAATTCGGGTTCTGTGAAGTGGGGAACGGTGGATCGGCGCCGATTCCTGGGCAAGCTCTGCTTTTGGTGCACATTGTTTGGCTCATTGTGTTGGGGTTCTCCGTGTTGTTCGgtcttttttag
- the LOC114396226 gene encoding L-type lectin-domain containing receptor kinase VIII.1-like, translating into MIGISFVLSHAAMASLSNILLMFCLLNLLAFPVSVHSAGEVPINVTKHFSFYNFSFSNNPRLVHDMKLLGSAKFSNEKGALQIPNESEEDIRHQAGRGIYSFPIRLLDPSTKTPASFQTTFSFQMNNSTASEQAAYGGSGLTFIIVPDEFTVGRPGPWLGMLNDACENDYKAVAVEFDTRKNPEFGDLNNNHVGINLGTIVSTKVINVSDVGLSLNDGSVHRAWITYDGPQRRMDIRLGRANQEDYDYPPKPLFSESMDLSPFLNEYMFVGFSASTGNHTQIHNILSWNFTSTSQAFLRLPSSETCQGKILLENSTASTEVPPTSHKSSKNEPPRSFLIFVAAVALALALFLGFYFISKHRRNAAKLNTSVEAELHMPRPPNKPRRFAFSQLSSSTRSFSEIELLGSDNRGEYYRGKLSNGSQVAVKRFSAQFLSTHGSDKKRLLKEIKGVSHVRHPNLLLVRGWCQDNHEIMVVYDFVPNGSLDKWLFGAGVLPWTRRFKVIKDVADGLSFLHTKQLAHKNLKCSSVFLDVNFRAVLGDFGFVLMGAESKHFESQVCQGADVFEFGVLVLEVIAGRVRDEKEEGNPEERNLLDYAWNLHQIDEKVKLVDRRMGSLINLEQAIRVLEIGLLCTLNENKGRPSMEQVVEFLLNMDKPIPELPRTRPVALFPYNSANTGLCNAYSCTF; encoded by the coding sequence ATGATTGGAATTTCCTTTGTTCTCTCACATGCTGCTATGGCTTCCTTATCCAATATCttgcttatgttttgtttgttgaatCTTCTAgcattcccagtttcagttcaTTCAGCTGGTGAAGTTCCAATTAATGTGACCAAGCACTTTTCTTTCTACAACTTCAGcttcagcaacaaccccagattAGTCCATGATATGAAGCTCCTAGGCAGTGCCAAGTTCTCAAATGAAAAGGGTGCTCTTCAAATCCCAAATGAATCAGAAGAAGACATAAGACACCAAGCTGGAAGAGGCATCTATTCCTTCCCAATTCGCCTGCTGGATCCAAGCACCAAGACTCCAGCTTCATTCCAAACCACTTTCTCTTTCCAAATGAACAATTCCACTGCCTCTGAGCAAGCTGCTTATGGAGGAAGTGGCCTCACTTTCATCATTGTCCCTGACGAGTTCACCGTGGGAAGGCCGGGACCGTGGCTCGGCATGCTCAATGATGCTTGTGAGAATGACTATAAGGCAGTGGCAGTGGAATTCGACACGAGAAAGAACCCGGAGTTCGGAGATCTGAACAACAACCATGTTGGCATCAACTTAGGTACCATAGTGTCTACTAAAGTCATTAATGTTTCTGATGTTGGACTGTCCCTTAATGATGGTTCTGTTCACCGTGCTTGGATCACCTATGATGGCCCTCAAAGAAGAATGGACATTCGTCTTGGAAGGGCAAACCAAGAGGATTATGATTATCCTCCAAAACCTCTCTTCTCAGAATCTATGGATCTCTCTCCTTTTCTGAATGAGTACATGTTTGTAGGGTTCTCAGCTTCCACAGGTAACCATACACAAATCCACAACATACTCTCTTGGAACTTCACTTCCACAAGCCAAGCTTTTCTTCGCTTGCCTTCATCTGAAACCTGCCAGGGTAAGATCTTACTTGAGAATAGCACTGCTTCCACAGAAGTACCACCAACTTCACACAAGTCTTCTAAGAATGAACCACCACGAAGCTTTTTGATTTTCGTGGCTGCTGTGGCATTGGCTCTGGCTCTTTTCCTTGGCTTTTACTTTATCAGCAAGCACAGAAGAAATGCTGCTAAGTTGAATACTTCAGTGGAGGCAGAGCTTCACATGCCAAGGCCTCCCAACAAGCCACGACGCTTCGCCTTTTCTCAACTTTCATCTTCAACAAGGTCATTCAGTGAGATAGAGTTGCTCGGCAGTGATAATAGAGGAGAGTACTACAGAGGGAAGCTTTCTAATGGCAGCCAGGTGGCTGTGAAAAGGTTCTCAGCTCAGTTTCTCAGCACACATGGATCGGACAAGAAGAGATTGTTGAAGGAAATCAAAGGCGTTAGCCACGTTCGCCACCCGAATTTGCTTCTGGTTAGAGGGTGGTGTCAAGACAACCATGAAATCATGGTGGTCTATGACTTTGTCCCCAATGGCAGCCTAGACAAATGGCTATTCGGGGCCGGTGTTCTTCCGTGGACTCGACGTTTCAAAGTTATTAAAGATGTAGCTGATGGCTTGAGCTTCCTCCACACTAAACAACTAGCCCACAAGAACTTGAAATGCAGCAGTGTGTTTCTAGATGTCAATTTCAGAGCTGTTTTGGGTGATTTTGGGTTTGTGTTGATGGGTGCAGAATCAAAACACTTTGAGTCACAAGTGTGCCAAGGTGCTGATGTGTTTGAGTTTGGTGTCCTTGTGTTGGAAGTGATAGCTGGAAGGGTAAGGGATGAGAAAGAGGAGGGAAATCCAGAAGAGAGGAACCTACTGGATTATGCTTGGAACTTGCATCAGATTGATGAAAAGGTGAAGCTGGTGGACAGAAGGATGGGGTCATTGATCAACTTGGAGCAGGCAATTCGCGTTCTCGAAATTGGGTTGCTTTGCACTCTAAATGAGAACAAAGGAAGGCCCTCAATGGAACAAGTGGTGGAGTTTCTTCTCAACATGGATAAGCCTATTCCTGAGCTGCCAAGAACTCGCCCTGTTGCCTTGTTCCCCTATAATAGCGCCAACACAGGACTTTGTAATGCATATTCTTGCACTTTTTAA
- the LOC114396236 gene encoding WAT1-related protein At5g64700-like isoform X1 encodes MKEKKRGFKEWFTSSQVLLGMILVQIFLTGLQLLSRIILVRGFFIFSLIVYRHLVAAICVAPFAFYFERDRTKKYTLKVWFWLFVNALTGMVLAQGLFYYGLRDTSATYSVNFLNLVPISTFFTSIIFRWEKLGLHTWAGRAKCGGAILCVGGALATSLYKGKEFYLGHHSHHVQIVVAAHKTHMLRGTFLLICSCFSYTTWFIVQVQLLKVFPLRYTGTMLACILAAIQGGIIGICIDSRKAAWRLEWNLQLVTILYSGALATAATFSLLSWVITIKGPSYPPMFNPLGLIFVAFSEAIILGEPLTVGMLLGMILIMVGLYFFLWGKNNETKRMVQQPIVSTAEVSNVTDLSTGAESVATIVPNSSPTNSVILELEKSDKN; translated from the exons atgaaggagaagaagagaggTTTCAAAGAATGGTTCACATCATCCCAAGTTCTATTGGGTATGATACTAGTACAAATTTTTCTTACTGGGTTGCAGTTACTATCAAGGATCATATTGGTTCGTGGCTTTTTCATCTTTTCCCTCATTGTATATCGTCACCTTGTTGCTGCTATTTGTGTTGCCCCCTTTGCATTCTACTTTGAAAG AGACCGCACAAAGAAATATACTTTGAAAGTTTGGTTTTGGCTCTTTGTTAACGCATTGACAGG GATGGTTCTGGCTCAAGGATTATTCTATTATGGTTTGAGAGATACTTCTGCCACTTACTCTGTCAATTTTCTCAACTTGGTTCCTATATCCACCTTCTTTACCTCTATCATATTTAG ATGGGAGAAATTGGGTCTGCACACTTGGGCGGGTAGAGCTAAGTGTGGAGGGGCAATTTTGTGTGTTGGGGGAGCATTAGCTACCAGTCTTTACAAAGGGAAGGAATTTTATCTTGGTCATCATAGTCATCATGTTCAAATTGTTGTTGCGGCACACAAAACTCACATGCTTCGGGGCACTTTCCTTTTGATTTGCAGTTGCTTCTCATACACAACATGGTTTATTGTTCAA GTCCAATTGCTTAAAGTATTTCCACTAAGGTATACAGGAACAATGCTAGCATGCATTTTGGCAGCAATTCAAGGAGGAATAATAGGTATTTGCATAGATTCCAGAAAAGCTGCTTGGAGATTAGAGTGGAATTTACAATTGGTCACTATATTGTACTCG ggAGCACTAGCTACAGCTGCTACATTCAGCCTACTATCTTGGGTAATTACAATCAAAGGACCAAGTTATCCCCCAATGTTCAATCCCCTAGGTCTTATTTTTGTGGCCTTTTCAGAAGCTATCATACTTGGCGAACCATTAACCGTTGGAAT GTTGCTAGGCATGATTTTGATCATGGTAGGATTATACTTCTTTTTGTGGGGCAAAAACAATGAGACTAAACGCATGGTTCAACAACCAATTGTATCAACTGCAGAAGTATCAAACGTGACTGATTTGTCTACTGGGGCAGAATCAGTGGCCACAATAGTGCCAAATTCTTCACCTACAAATTCAGTAATTCTAGAACTTGAAAAGTctgacaaaaactaa
- the LOC114396236 gene encoding WAT1-related protein At2g37450-like isoform X2: MKEKKRGFKEWFTSSQVLLGMILVQIFLTGLQLLSRIILVRGFFIFSLIVYRHLVAAICVAPFAFYFERMVLAQGLFYYGLRDTSATYSVNFLNLVPISTFFTSIIFRWEKLGLHTWAGRAKCGGAILCVGGALATSLYKGKEFYLGHHSHHVQIVVAAHKTHMLRGTFLLICSCFSYTTWFIVQVQLLKVFPLRYTGTMLACILAAIQGGIIGICIDSRKAAWRLEWNLQLVTILYSGALATAATFSLLSWVITIKGPSYPPMFNPLGLIFVAFSEAIILGEPLTVGMLLGMILIMVGLYFFLWGKNNETKRMVQQPIVSTAEVSNVTDLSTGAESVATIVPNSSPTNSVILELEKSDKN, from the exons atgaaggagaagaagagaggTTTCAAAGAATGGTTCACATCATCCCAAGTTCTATTGGGTATGATACTAGTACAAATTTTTCTTACTGGGTTGCAGTTACTATCAAGGATCATATTGGTTCGTGGCTTTTTCATCTTTTCCCTCATTGTATATCGTCACCTTGTTGCTGCTATTTGTGTTGCCCCCTTTGCATTCTACTTTGAAAG GATGGTTCTGGCTCAAGGATTATTCTATTATGGTTTGAGAGATACTTCTGCCACTTACTCTGTCAATTTTCTCAACTTGGTTCCTATATCCACCTTCTTTACCTCTATCATATTTAG ATGGGAGAAATTGGGTCTGCACACTTGGGCGGGTAGAGCTAAGTGTGGAGGGGCAATTTTGTGTGTTGGGGGAGCATTAGCTACCAGTCTTTACAAAGGGAAGGAATTTTATCTTGGTCATCATAGTCATCATGTTCAAATTGTTGTTGCGGCACACAAAACTCACATGCTTCGGGGCACTTTCCTTTTGATTTGCAGTTGCTTCTCATACACAACATGGTTTATTGTTCAA GTCCAATTGCTTAAAGTATTTCCACTAAGGTATACAGGAACAATGCTAGCATGCATTTTGGCAGCAATTCAAGGAGGAATAATAGGTATTTGCATAGATTCCAGAAAAGCTGCTTGGAGATTAGAGTGGAATTTACAATTGGTCACTATATTGTACTCG ggAGCACTAGCTACAGCTGCTACATTCAGCCTACTATCTTGGGTAATTACAATCAAAGGACCAAGTTATCCCCCAATGTTCAATCCCCTAGGTCTTATTTTTGTGGCCTTTTCAGAAGCTATCATACTTGGCGAACCATTAACCGTTGGAAT GTTGCTAGGCATGATTTTGATCATGGTAGGATTATACTTCTTTTTGTGGGGCAAAAACAATGAGACTAAACGCATGGTTCAACAACCAATTGTATCAACTGCAGAAGTATCAAACGTGACTGATTTGTCTACTGGGGCAGAATCAGTGGCCACAATAGTGCCAAATTCTTCACCTACAAATTCAGTAATTCTAGAACTTGAAAAGTctgacaaaaactaa